The Conexivisphaera calida genome includes a region encoding these proteins:
- the rlmD gene encoding 23S rRNA (uracil(1939)-C(5))-methyltransferase RlmD, whose protein sequence is MSTSTAICPHYGICGGCSIQHLPYEKQLEMKKERIVELIGREPDEVIPSPVIWNYRNRMDYAISRDLAIGLRERGKWWSYVDLKVCPLQSPEADALREDLRRFSSERGIEGYDVRRHTGVLRYLVVREGKFTGERMAAIITTEPIADTLRDFSPSVGVDSLLNGVNGGPSDTSRAERIVTVRGKETISEKLAGYKFSMALNSFFQTNPYTAELMVKFVKEEVSGSRTVYDLYSGVGTFTLPAADVAEYAVGVESDPLTVELARRNAADNGSSADFMTAKVEALGAIDADTVILDPPRAGLHPKVVRQLLSSLPAKIIYLSCNPARQAEDLAKLRGYALERLVMVDQFPHTHHVETIAILSRGAQI, encoded by the coding sequence GTGTCAACGTCTACGGCGATATGTCCGCACTACGGCATATGTGGCGGCTGCAGCATACAGCACCTGCCATACGAGAAGCAACTGGAGATGAAGAAGGAGAGGATAGTGGAGCTCATTGGAAGGGAACCTGATGAGGTCATCCCATCGCCGGTCATATGGAACTACAGGAACCGGATGGACTACGCGATAAGCCGGGACCTCGCCATAGGCCTCAGGGAGAGGGGGAAGTGGTGGTCGTATGTGGACTTGAAGGTGTGTCCACTTCAATCCCCTGAGGCCGACGCGCTCAGGGAGGATCTGAGAAGATTCTCCTCTGAGAGGGGAATAGAGGGCTACGACGTGAGGAGACATACCGGTGTACTCAGGTATCTGGTGGTCAGGGAGGGCAAGTTCACGGGGGAACGCATGGCCGCGATAATAACCACTGAGCCCATCGCGGACACACTGCGGGATTTCTCGCCATCTGTCGGGGTGGACTCCCTGCTGAACGGCGTCAACGGAGGGCCATCCGATACGTCGAGGGCCGAGAGGATAGTCACCGTGAGAGGGAAGGAGACGATATCGGAGAAGCTGGCAGGTTACAAATTCTCGATGGCACTGAACTCCTTCTTTCAGACGAATCCCTACACGGCTGAACTGATGGTGAAGTTCGTAAAGGAGGAGGTCTCTGGGTCAAGGACCGTTTACGACCTGTACTCGGGTGTCGGCACGTTCACCTTGCCGGCCGCGGATGTGGCCGAGTACGCGGTGGGCGTGGAATCCGATCCATTGACCGTGGAGCTGGCCAGGCGCAATGCAGCGGACAATGGATCGTCGGCGGATTTCATGACGGCGAAGGTCGAGGCTCTGGGCGCAATCGATGCGGACACTGTGATACTGGACCCACCCAGGGCAGGCCTGCACCCGAAGGTAGTAAGACAGCTGCTCTCCTCCTTACCCGCCAAGATAATCTACCTATCCTGCAATCCCGCGAGGCAGGCGGAGGATCTGGCGAAGCTCAGGGGATACGCCTTGGAGAGGCTCGTAATGGTGGATCAATTCCCCCATACGCACCACGTGGAGACCATAGCTATTCTATCGAGAGGGGCTCAGATCTGA
- a CDS encoding HIT family protein, producing MNGCVFCRVMSGELKGYIVYRDQLVMAFLDAYPLAEGHTLVVPRRHVQRFEDLTEEEACALSRALLKVSKAISKAFGVDALTIGVNDGPDAGQVVPHVHVHVIPRRQGDGAGNLHAIFRNARRISSVDMDDVARRISSNIEP from the coding sequence ATGAACGGATGTGTGTTCTGCAGAGTCATGAGTGGGGAACTGAAGGGTTACATAGTGTACCGCGACCAGTTGGTGATGGCGTTCCTCGATGCATATCCACTCGCGGAGGGGCACACCCTAGTGGTCCCCCGCAGACACGTGCAGAGGTTCGAGGATCTGACGGAGGAGGAGGCATGCGCCCTCTCGAGGGCGCTACTGAAGGTCAGCAAGGCCATCTCGAAGGCCTTCGGAGTCGACGCCTTGACGATAGGTGTGAATGACGGACCTGATGCGGGGCAAGTGGTGCCGCACGTCCACGTGCACGTGATACCCAGGAGGCAGGGGGATGGCGCGGGGAATCTGCATGCAATATTCAGGAATGCGCGCAGGATATCATCAGTAGACATGGATGATGTGGCGCGCAGGATATCATCAAACATTGAACCATGA
- a CDS encoding DNA-directed DNA polymerase yields the protein MPEVRFWLLDVMDAGEAVDLWGLGEDGRRLMIEVPFRSYFYLVPSSDYVKVKGAQEVDMFRMGKRVRCLRVEAQDDPSKEAEEMMSRGLGDAYGYDIRRSDLFLISTGLRPSAWTAAEAERVSSGAYDVYRSTGPPRSLEDRKDVPRIRILSFDPIYISRNASPRPERDPVAAVSIYDGSSAKTIAGDEQYVLRSFVEEVMRADPDVILGFQSNRVHWNYLSRRAENSGLRFSLGRDGSEPHGSVYGHVSIRGRANVDLSEFVDEVPEVKLERLEELSKYLGIEAPREAPEYFEIGELWEKDRRKLVEYFEWRVRAMFDVFSAISDYVFNLSSITGLPPDHVLTAATGFKVENYLMRFAELEARELIPPRKETRHVTYQGGIVLQPKPGLHRGIAVLDFKSMYPSIIIKYNISLETVDEGGSLRSGPPGFLPRALRRLLDERSRAREEEARYPEGSSERKVLDAKQRALKRIANATYGYTGWSGARWYAPHVAAAITAKGREVISSVISKAGEMGLEVIYGDTDSVFVSHDEGKVRELLRWVEESLGLEVKLEKIYRGVLFTEAKKRYAGITEDGELDVVGLEAVRGDWSEVAKRAQMNVLEVLLREESPERAEETAREWIRRVRAGNVPLKDLIIWKQLTKPIDEYEATAPHAVVAREMREKGWDVRIGDKVGFIVVKGAGKLHERVKPYFEVTADQVDWDYYAEKQVAAACGRVLEAVGVDESKLLSASKGMSLEEFFGK from the coding sequence GTGCCCGAGGTCAGGTTCTGGCTGCTGGACGTGATGGACGCTGGGGAAGCGGTGGACCTATGGGGCCTGGGCGAGGACGGAAGGCGCCTCATGATTGAGGTGCCCTTCAGGTCGTACTTCTACCTGGTGCCCTCGAGCGACTACGTGAAGGTGAAGGGAGCACAGGAGGTCGATATGTTCAGGATGGGGAAGCGCGTGAGGTGCCTCAGGGTGGAGGCTCAGGACGATCCCAGCAAGGAGGCCGAGGAGATGATGAGCAGGGGGCTGGGTGATGCGTACGGATATGACATCAGGCGGTCAGATCTGTTCCTGATATCGACCGGGCTACGGCCAAGTGCATGGACGGCTGCGGAGGCCGAACGGGTGAGCAGCGGCGCATATGACGTCTACAGATCGACCGGTCCTCCGAGATCCCTTGAGGACCGCAAGGATGTTCCCAGGATTAGAATATTATCGTTCGATCCGATCTACATTTCGCGCAATGCGTCCCCGAGGCCGGAGAGGGATCCAGTGGCGGCTGTCAGCATCTATGATGGCAGCTCCGCCAAGACGATCGCCGGTGACGAGCAGTACGTCCTCAGATCATTCGTGGAGGAGGTGATGAGGGCGGATCCGGACGTGATCCTCGGATTCCAGAGCAACCGCGTGCACTGGAACTATCTGTCCAGGAGGGCCGAGAACTCCGGGCTCAGGTTCTCCCTTGGCAGGGACGGCTCCGAGCCGCACGGAAGCGTGTACGGACACGTCTCGATCAGGGGAAGGGCCAATGTGGATCTTTCGGAGTTCGTCGACGAGGTGCCGGAGGTGAAGTTGGAGAGGCTCGAGGAGCTCTCGAAGTACCTTGGTATAGAGGCACCCCGGGAGGCGCCGGAGTACTTCGAGATCGGCGAGCTGTGGGAGAAGGATCGGAGGAAGCTGGTCGAGTACTTCGAGTGGAGGGTGAGGGCCATGTTCGACGTGTTCTCGGCGATCTCGGACTATGTGTTCAATCTCTCGAGCATAACCGGCCTGCCGCCCGACCATGTGTTGACGGCGGCCACGGGCTTCAAGGTTGAGAACTACCTGATGAGGTTCGCTGAGCTGGAGGCGCGGGAGCTGATACCGCCGAGGAAGGAGACCAGACATGTGACGTATCAGGGAGGAATTGTGCTCCAGCCCAAGCCGGGTCTGCATCGTGGAATAGCCGTGCTGGACTTCAAAAGCATGTATCCAAGCATAATTATAAAGTATAATATAAGCTTGGAGACCGTCGACGAGGGAGGAAGCCTGAGGAGTGGTCCCCCGGGCTTCCTGCCGCGTGCGCTGAGGCGCCTGCTGGACGAGAGGTCGAGGGCCAGGGAGGAGGAGGCCCGCTACCCGGAGGGATCGAGCGAGCGCAAGGTATTGGACGCGAAGCAGCGTGCGCTCAAGAGGATAGCCAACGCGACCTACGGTTACACGGGATGGTCCGGCGCTAGATGGTACGCCCCACACGTGGCCGCGGCAATAACAGCGAAGGGTCGTGAGGTGATATCCTCGGTCATATCCAAGGCCGGCGAGATGGGACTGGAGGTAATATACGGGGACACGGACAGTGTTTTCGTGTCCCACGACGAGGGAAAGGTGAGGGAGCTCCTCAGGTGGGTGGAGGAGAGCCTGGGACTGGAGGTGAAGTTGGAGAAGATCTATCGGGGGGTGCTTTTCACGGAGGCCAAGAAGAGATATGCGGGAATAACGGAGGACGGTGAGCTGGACGTCGTGGGGCTGGAGGCCGTCAGGGGCGACTGGAGCGAGGTGGCCAAGCGCGCGCAGATGAACGTCCTCGAGGTCCTGCTCAGGGAGGAGAGCCCGGAGAGGGCTGAGGAGACCGCGAGGGAGTGGATAAGGCGCGTCCGGGCAGGAAATGTACCACTCAAGGACCTGATAATATGGAAGCAATTGACGAAACCAATAGATGAGTATGAGGCAACGGCGCCCCACGCAGTGGTGGCCCGGGAGATGAGGGAGAAGGGATGGGACGTGAGGATAGGCGATAAGGTTGGATTTATAGTCGTGAAGGGAGCCGGAAAGCTGCACGAAAGGGTCAAGCCCTACTTCGAGGTGACTGCCGACCAAGTGGACTGGGATTACTACGCGGAGAAGCAGGTGGCTGCAGCTTGCGGAAGGGTGCTGGAGGCGGTCGGCGTCGATGAGTCCAAGCTGCTCTCGGCGTCAAAGGGCATGAGCCTGGAGGAGTTCTTCGGAAAATGA
- a CDS encoding DHH family phosphoesterase: MTGREEYEKALRKAVEAARHAHRAVVVHHDDADGLAAGAISLRTMDVIGLKARAICIEKMHPAIVKMIHAMDADLFVYADIGSSRADLISEALREGQIVIVLDHHDPASVSREEILHLNPELYGYEGERDVSGSTAAYMLLRAVEPEVARELAWAAVVGSAEIPGPMRGLNAEALEDAERAGDVERRQGRTGERYFVKAVQEYWDRASTIYTVLGSVGYYSGGPERAVAGILRREIPREEADKLEELRSRKFDELFSKVYREGLRKMKAIQWMDDGGVLSGLGTKVIGTFLSVLSHRRIVDQEKYLVGMMEFSPEIPGLGRIDGRWIKASVRTPDALRRSVEAGRMPPASKLLEYAMDRIGGVAEGHAYAASGLLPWDARDEFLALMDSGAMNEKGLSAP; the protein is encoded by the coding sequence ATGACGGGGAGGGAGGAGTACGAGAAGGCGCTGAGGAAAGCCGTGGAGGCTGCTAGGCACGCCCATCGCGCGGTGGTAGTGCACCACGACGACGCGGACGGCCTTGCGGCGGGGGCAATCTCGCTGCGGACCATGGACGTGATTGGCCTGAAGGCGAGGGCAATTTGCATAGAGAAAATGCACCCGGCGATAGTGAAAATGATACACGCGATGGACGCGGATCTCTTCGTGTACGCGGACATAGGGTCCAGCAGGGCCGACCTCATCTCGGAGGCGCTGCGCGAGGGCCAGATAGTCATCGTGCTGGATCATCACGATCCAGCGAGCGTATCGCGTGAGGAGATCCTGCACTTAAATCCTGAGCTCTACGGTTACGAGGGCGAGCGCGACGTGAGCGGTTCGACCGCGGCGTACATGCTCCTGAGGGCAGTGGAGCCGGAGGTGGCGAGGGAGCTGGCCTGGGCAGCGGTCGTGGGCAGCGCCGAGATACCCGGTCCAATGAGGGGGCTGAACGCTGAGGCGCTGGAGGATGCGGAGAGGGCGGGGGACGTCGAGAGGAGGCAGGGAAGGACTGGGGAAAGGTACTTCGTGAAGGCCGTACAGGAGTACTGGGACAGGGCTTCCACGATCTACACGGTACTGGGAAGCGTCGGCTATTACAGCGGAGGACCTGAGAGGGCCGTGGCGGGAATCCTGCGGAGGGAAATCCCGAGGGAGGAGGCGGACAAGCTGGAGGAGCTGCGCTCGAGGAAATTCGATGAGCTGTTCTCCAAGGTGTACAGGGAGGGCCTGAGGAAGATGAAGGCCATACAGTGGATGGACGACGGTGGCGTCCTGAGCGGCCTGGGCACGAAGGTGATAGGAACTTTCCTCAGCGTCCTGAGCCATAGAAGGATCGTCGACCAAGAGAAGTACTTGGTGGGGATGATGGAATTCAGCCCGGAGATACCCGGGCTCGGCAGAATAGATGGTAGATGGATAAAGGCGTCGGTCAGGACCCCAGATGCGCTGCGCAGGTCCGTCGAGGCTGGACGCATGCCGCCCGCGTCCAAGTTGCTCGAATACGCCATGGATAGAATAGGCGGCGTCGCGGAGGGGCATGCATATGCGGCGAGCGGGCTCCTGCCGTGGGACGCGCGCGATGAATTCCTGGCGCTGATGGACTCCGGTGCGATGAATGAAAAAGGGTTATCAGCTCCATGA
- a CDS encoding ATPase, T2SS/T4P/T4SS family gives MKGAVFDESAILGGGARRLVEGSKSGELEAVVVPRAIVDDLQLKASKNLETGIVGLRALSRLRSTCESLGIEFRVHEGYAGDPGRASLDAARELGMTLYTADRSLHLAAEALGIASSHLEGDAKEARRLTIEQYFDSETLSVHLKEGTAPLAKKGKPGDFRLEVVGERELTREELEELVSEILQFARTSSDSFVELEMRGALVVQMGQYRVAIARPPFSDGLEMTAVRPLVKLSISDYSVSEKLLTRLRDRAEGILIAGPPGSGKSTLAASLAEFYREGGKVVKTIESPRDLQVGPEITQYGPLEGDFERTAEILLLVRPDYTIFDEMRRTKDFEVYADLRLAGVGMVGVVHASSPIDAIQRLIGRVELGMIPHIVDTVMFVRAGDIERVLDISLTVKVPSGMTEEDLARPVVEVRDFETSDLLYEIYTFGEENVVVPVRGLRRSTGFGGRPHRENSWGAEKLLEIVRSIDPDAEVEVSGSRATVSISKENVPKLLGRGGERLADIERESGLRISVRPKRRKH, from the coding sequence TTGAAGGGCGCGGTGTTCGATGAGAGCGCTATCCTGGGAGGAGGAGCTCGGAGGCTGGTGGAAGGATCCAAGAGCGGTGAGCTCGAGGCAGTAGTAGTTCCGAGGGCAATAGTGGACGATCTCCAGCTGAAGGCCTCGAAGAACCTGGAGACAGGGATAGTGGGACTTCGTGCTCTGTCGCGCCTCAGGTCGACCTGCGAATCCCTGGGAATAGAGTTCCGCGTCCACGAGGGCTACGCGGGCGATCCGGGAAGGGCGTCCCTCGATGCGGCGAGGGAACTCGGCATGACGCTCTACACGGCGGATCGGTCCCTGCACCTGGCGGCGGAGGCCCTTGGGATAGCCTCGTCGCACTTGGAGGGTGACGCCAAGGAAGCCAGAAGGCTAACGATCGAACAATACTTCGATTCGGAGACGCTGAGCGTGCATCTGAAGGAGGGAACGGCACCCCTGGCGAAGAAAGGAAAGCCGGGCGATTTCCGGCTCGAGGTCGTGGGTGAGCGGGAATTGACTAGGGAGGAGCTGGAGGAGCTGGTGAGCGAGATCCTGCAGTTCGCCAGGACATCCTCGGACTCGTTCGTGGAGTTGGAGATGCGGGGGGCGCTGGTCGTGCAGATGGGCCAGTACAGGGTAGCGATCGCAAGGCCGCCGTTCTCCGATGGACTGGAGATGACCGCGGTCAGGCCCCTTGTGAAGCTGAGTATTTCTGACTACAGCGTATCAGAGAAGCTGCTCACCAGGTTGAGGGACAGGGCGGAGGGAATACTGATAGCAGGGCCCCCGGGTTCCGGCAAATCCACCCTGGCAGCCAGCCTGGCGGAGTTCTACAGGGAGGGCGGAAAGGTCGTGAAGACAATAGAGTCTCCGAGGGATCTGCAGGTGGGGCCCGAGATAACGCAGTACGGGCCGCTCGAGGGCGACTTCGAGAGGACGGCGGAAATACTCCTCCTGGTGAGGCCGGATTATACGATATTCGACGAGATGCGGAGGACGAAGGACTTCGAGGTGTACGCGGATCTCAGGCTGGCCGGCGTTGGAATGGTCGGGGTGGTGCACGCCAGCAGCCCCATAGATGCGATACAGCGCCTCATAGGCCGCGTCGAGCTCGGCATGATACCGCACATAGTGGACACGGTGATGTTCGTCAGGGCCGGAGATATAGAACGCGTGCTTGACATATCGCTCACGGTGAAGGTGCCGTCCGGAATGACGGAGGAGGACCTGGCGAGGCCCGTGGTGGAGGTCAGGGACTTCGAGACGTCGGACCTCCTCTACGAGATATACACGTTTGGGGAGGAGAACGTGGTGGTGCCCGTGAGGGGGCTGAGGAGGAGCACGGGTTTCGGCGGCAGGCCGCACAGGGAGAACTCCTGGGGCGCGGAGAAGCTGCTCGAGATAGTCAGGAGCATAGATCCTGACGCCGAGGTGGAGGTATCGGGATCCAGGGCCACCGTGAGCATATCCAAGGAGAATGTGCCCAAGCTGCTGGGCAGGGGCGGCGAGAGGTTGGCCGATATCGAGAGGGAGAGCGGCCTCAGGATAAGCGTGCGGCCCAAAAGGAGAAAACACTAG
- a CDS encoding bis(5'-nucleosyl)-tetraphosphatase, which produces MEERSAGAIVFRMFEGTRKYLLLKYPSGYWEFPKGNIEPGESPLDAARREVKEETGLDVRFIEGFERRITYYYRREGQLVRKEVTFFLAEAVEGEVVISWEHQGYKWASYDEAMKDVEFENSRKVLDAAEEFLRTLAGPERLNYYMYGPGST; this is translated from the coding sequence GTGGAGGAGAGGAGCGCAGGCGCGATCGTATTCCGGATGTTCGAGGGGACGCGTAAGTACCTCCTGCTGAAATATCCATCCGGTTACTGGGAGTTCCCCAAGGGCAACATAGAGCCCGGTGAGTCGCCGCTGGACGCCGCCAGGAGGGAGGTGAAGGAGGAGACCGGCCTCGACGTGCGCTTCATCGAGGGATTTGAGCGGCGCATCACCTACTATTACAGAAGGGAGGGTCAGCTGGTGAGGAAGGAGGTCACGTTCTTCCTGGCGGAGGCCGTCGAGGGCGAGGTCGTGATATCCTGGGAGCACCAAGGATACAAGTGGGCCAGTTATGATGAGGCCATGAAGGACGTCGAGTTCGAGAACTCCAGAAAGGTGCTCGACGCCGCCGAGGAGTTCCTGAGGACCCTGGCGGGACCTGAGAGATTGAACTACTACATGTATGGACCCGGTAGTACGTAG
- a CDS encoding inositol-3-phosphate synthase, whose amino-acid sequence MKIRLAILGQGLVASHFEAGLERLKDGDMKPYGVPLANFPLPYRPEDLEIAVSYDVDNSKVGRSAYDVAMDLMGKEFPVPRGLKDIEVRRGIHMGSARGMPYSATGLEESRGLDAAVGALVDDWRSLGVDVVINVITTESGSAFGSADKLKEAVRSHAPNLTASHVYAYALAEYASARGGASFVNSIPTPLANDEGVIGLYREKGAVVLGDDGATGATPLTADILEHMAERNRKVEFVVQFNIGGNTDFLALTDPGRNSMKELTKSSIVDDILGYDAPHYIRPTGYLEPLGDRKFVAMHLSYLSFNNALDDVYVLARINDSPALAGILVDLARLAKISLDRGVRGTVYQVNAFYMKRPGPLGSQSISKIIAFEGLKKWLGSGS is encoded by the coding sequence TTGAAGATCCGCCTAGCCATACTCGGTCAGGGCCTCGTGGCCTCGCATTTTGAGGCCGGACTGGAGAGGCTCAAGGATGGAGACATGAAGCCCTACGGAGTCCCGCTGGCCAATTTTCCGCTTCCATACCGGCCCGAGGATCTGGAGATCGCCGTATCCTACGACGTCGACAACTCGAAGGTCGGCAGGAGCGCATATGATGTCGCAATGGACCTGATGGGCAAGGAATTCCCGGTCCCCCGGGGACTCAAGGACATCGAAGTACGGAGGGGGATACACATGGGCAGCGCGAGGGGGATGCCATACAGTGCCACTGGTCTCGAGGAGTCCCGCGGCCTCGACGCCGCCGTAGGCGCACTAGTGGACGACTGGAGATCGCTCGGCGTCGACGTCGTAATCAACGTGATAACCACGGAGAGCGGCTCGGCGTTCGGCTCCGCTGACAAGCTAAAGGAGGCAGTGAGATCTCATGCCCCGAACCTAACTGCGTCCCACGTCTACGCATATGCGCTCGCGGAATATGCATCAGCGCGCGGTGGGGCCAGCTTCGTCAACTCAATACCGACGCCGCTGGCGAACGACGAAGGCGTCATAGGCCTGTACAGGGAGAAGGGAGCTGTGGTGCTCGGCGACGACGGTGCGACAGGCGCCACGCCGCTCACGGCCGACATATTGGAGCACATGGCGGAGCGCAACAGGAAGGTTGAGTTCGTGGTCCAGTTCAACATAGGCGGGAACACCGATTTCCTGGCGCTGACGGATCCCGGCAGGAACTCGATGAAGGAGCTGACGAAGAGCAGCATAGTCGACGACATCCTGGGTTACGATGCGCCGCACTACATACGGCCCACGGGATATCTAGAGCCGCTGGGCGATCGGAAATTCGTGGCAATGCACCTGAGCTACCTCAGCTTCAACAACGCCTTAGACGACGTCTACGTGTTGGCAAGGATAAATGACAGCCCCGCGCTCGCCGGAATACTGGTGGACCTCGCGAGGCTCGCGAAGATCTCGCTGGACAGGGGCGTTCGCGGCACAGTTTACCAGGTCAACGCGTTCTACATGAAGAGACCTGGACCCCTCGGCAGCCAGTCCATCTCAAAGATAATTGCGTTCGAGGGCCTGAAGAAGTGGCTTGGATCCGGTAGCTAA
- a CDS encoding HD domain-containing protein — protein sequence MDLFGFYRIASRLKHTKRTGWIRKTNRADVESVADHSLMTAMLALILAQGRGLDAHRCAALAVVHDLAESIVGDLLPNEVPAERKHAMERSAIGEIAGILGDGDVVSRLYEEYEAGITEEARLVHQVDKLEMALQAISYYMDGKLGGDDACEFVQGALRYVSDAELVGHVFEALRASGLECVQDSQA from the coding sequence GTGGACCTGTTCGGCTTCTATCGCATTGCTTCAAGGTTGAAGCACACGAAGCGGACCGGATGGATCAGGAAGACCAACCGGGCTGACGTGGAAAGTGTGGCGGACCACTCGCTCATGACCGCGATGCTGGCACTGATACTCGCGCAGGGCCGCGGACTGGATGCGCATAGATGTGCTGCACTGGCGGTCGTTCACGACCTGGCTGAGTCCATCGTGGGGGATCTGCTACCAAACGAAGTGCCGGCGGAACGCAAGCATGCCATGGAGCGCAGCGCAATCGGCGAAATCGCTGGCATTCTGGGGGATGGGGACGTCGTCTCGAGGCTCTATGAGGAGTACGAGGCTGGAATAACTGAGGAGGCGCGCCTAGTGCACCAGGTGGATAAATTGGAGATGGCGCTCCAAGCTATATCATATTACATGGACGGAAAGCTGGGGGGCGATGACGCTTGCGAGTTCGTGCAGGGCGCCCTGCGCTATGTATCCGACGCGGAGCTAGTGGGACACGTGTTCGAAGCCCTGAGGGCCTCTGGACTGGAGTGTGTGCAGGACTCCCAGGCCTGA
- the hisD gene encoding histidinol dehydrogenase produces MATYPVYALRDAPRELITRILRRSELDVSKIEPDVRRIMEDVKERGDEAIAEFLSSQVGRTVRPEEIIVGPEAIADAYRHVDDHTLSAIKRMIANVRKFHEALMPRPFTMEVEPGLYAGMEVVPLDSAGLYVPAGKASYPSVSVMVTVPASVAGVPRIAVASPPWDGDMKMEPATLVAAHLSGAHEFYVMGGAHAVAAFAHGTRLVRRVEVIAGPGGPWTYAAKRLARDLVRIDLPAGPSEALVVSDGTVDPEITAWDVLNEAEHGPDSSSVLVTTSMDHALRVADAIDRAIQELPEPRRSYVLANAGKYSAILVASSLDEAIDFANEYAAEHLLIESSRASDIYESYRGRLRNFGTICLGTPISMGNYGLGPNATLPTGGYAKLYSGLSVDAFLRKPTIEMATEDGLEKFGDVVLTMAKHEGFPSHAMSVKSRLDRSSASSVKSQ; encoded by the coding sequence ATGGCAACGTATCCCGTGTACGCGCTCCGGGACGCACCGCGGGAACTCATAACACGGATCCTGCGGAGATCCGAGCTCGACGTCTCCAAGATAGAGCCCGACGTGCGCCGCATAATGGAGGACGTGAAGGAGCGGGGGGATGAGGCCATAGCGGAGTTCCTCAGCTCACAGGTGGGCAGGACCGTCAGGCCGGAGGAGATAATCGTTGGGCCGGAGGCAATAGCTGATGCCTACAGACATGTGGATGATCACACGCTGTCCGCGATAAAGCGCATGATAGCCAACGTCAGGAAGTTCCACGAGGCACTCATGCCGCGTCCCTTCACCATGGAGGTGGAGCCGGGCCTCTACGCCGGCATGGAGGTCGTACCCCTGGACTCCGCCGGGCTCTACGTCCCGGCCGGCAAGGCCAGCTATCCCTCGGTCTCGGTCATGGTCACAGTCCCGGCCAGCGTGGCTGGCGTCCCCAGGATCGCCGTGGCATCACCTCCATGGGACGGCGACATGAAGATGGAGCCCGCCACGCTCGTGGCCGCTCATCTGTCCGGAGCGCATGAATTCTACGTGATGGGAGGAGCGCACGCGGTCGCGGCGTTCGCGCACGGCACGCGGCTGGTTCGGCGCGTGGAAGTCATAGCAGGGCCCGGTGGCCCCTGGACCTATGCCGCCAAGAGGCTCGCCAGGGATCTCGTGAGGATAGATCTGCCCGCTGGTCCCAGCGAGGCGCTCGTCGTGTCGGATGGGACCGTGGATCCCGAGATCACTGCGTGGGACGTCTTGAACGAGGCGGAGCACGGCCCTGATTCGTCGTCGGTGCTGGTGACCACGTCCATGGATCACGCGCTCAGGGTGGCTGACGCCATAGATCGCGCGATCCAGGAGCTCCCGGAACCCAGGAGGTCGTACGTGCTGGCGAACGCGGGCAAATATAGTGCAATATTGGTGGCCTCCTCGCTCGACGAGGCAATAGACTTCGCCAATGAATATGCCGCGGAGCACCTGCTCATAGAGAGCTCTCGCGCCAGCGATATCTATGAGTCCTACAGGGGGAGGCTTAGGAACTTCGGCACTATATGTCTGGGGACTCCTATATCGATGGGCAACTATGGCCTGGGGCCCAATGCGACCCTGCCCACTGGAGGATATGCCAAACTCTACTCCGGCCTCAGCGTCGACGCATTCCTGAGGAAACCCACGATTGAGATGGCCACGGAGGACGGCCTAGAGAAGTTCGGCGACGTGGTGCTGACGATGGCGAAGCACGAGGGGTTCCCGAGCCACGCCATGTCGGTTAAATCCCGGCTAGACAGGAGCAGTGCATCCTCCGTCAAATCTCAATGA